The Gloeobacter violaceus PCC 7421 DNA window GGCTCGCCTGCGGGGCCGGAGCCGCCGCCAGGGGAACACCCGCAACCTGGCGCACCGCAAAGGTACCCAGTGAAAAGCTGCCGCCCGCCACCGCTCCGACAACAGCAAGCTGTACAAGTCTTTTTTTCCAATGGCTCAGCATACTTCCAGCAATCCTCGTAAGTTCGCGGACAAATCGCTCAACGGCTATCCTAGCACCGCGCCCGGGGGCCGCTCGCACTCGCAATTCTAGACGTCAACGGCGCGGGCGCTGTTCCAGCTGCAGATGCTGCACCACCCGCCGCAGGACGCCGTTGATGAAGCGGACGGCGGTGTCTGTGCTATATTTTTTGGCCAGTTCGACAGCCTCGTCGATGGCGACGCGAAAGGGGACACTCTTCAGTTCCACCATTTCCACCAGCGCCAGACGCAGAATGTCGCGGTCGATGCGTGTAAGCCGTTCGACTTGCCAACCTTCCATACAGGTGTCCAATAGCTTGTCGAGATTGTCCCCCTCGCGCACAAAGGCACCGAGCAGCTCGAAGGCATAGGCGCGCACCTGCAACTCGTCCGCCAGGCGCACGAACTCCGGCAACTCCAGCGAGGCGCCCACCCGGTTGATTGCCTGCTCGGCCAGGGCGATCGCCGCCGCCACCTCGCGGCGGGCCGCCTCGACGGTGGGTGCCGTCAGTTCGCTCGCCTCCAGGCGGTTGTGGCCCTGTCGCAGCTCGGTACAGGCTCTCTGGAGGCTCTCGTTGGCCTCCTCGCGCAGCGTGCGCACCGAGGCGAGCACCAGTTCTTCGAGGTTCTTTGCCTGCAGGCGCGAACGGTCGGCGGGCATCTGACCGATGCTCATCAAGGCGAGTTCGCGGGCGATGCGGCGGGCTTGCATGGCGACAGGGGTAACGGCCTATCTATCTTAGCCATGGTGGTAAGGGTGCCCGGCCAGGATGGTGACGGCGCGGTAGAGCTGCTCCAGCACAATCACCCGCGCCAGTTCGTGGGGAAAGGTCAGCTTCGAGAGCGACCAGACCATCTGTGCCCGCTCCCGAACCATTGGAGCGACGCCGTGGCTTGAGCCGACGATGAAGACCGGCTCCTGCACGGTATGGTTTTCGAGCCAATCGGCCAATTCGACGCTGGTAAATTGCTTGCCGCCGCTGTCGAGCAAGACTGCGTGCTCGCCGGGATGCAGCTGGTCCAGCAGAGCCTGGCCCTCTTTGAGCAGGCCCGCCCGGCTGTCGGCGATGCGGGCGTCGCGCACTTCCACCAATTCCAGGCGGGCATAGGCTGCCAGCCGCCGGGCGTACTCTGCACAGGCCCGCTCGTAAGCCTCCTCGCGCAGCCGTCCGACCGCGACCAGCTTGATCCTCACAGCGCGTAGCCCAGCCGCAATTCGCTGGGCATGACCAGCGCCTCACCGCCGTCTAAAAACAATACCCGCAACGCCCCACGCTCGTCGATGCCGATGATCCGACCCTGGCCGTCGTGGCCGGGCACCTCCACCGCCTGACCCAGGTTCACCAGATAGCGTTCGTAGCCGCTCACGATGCGCTCGATACCGCGCTGGTGCCAGAGCTGATAGCTCTGTTCCAGGCCCAGAAGCACCGCCGCCGCCACCGGCGCCAAGTCGAGATCCCGCCGCGAGAGCGGCTTGAGGCGGGCCGCCTCGGCGGGCACCGGGTTGTCCCAGTTGATGCCGATACCCACCACCGCCCCCGCGAGCCGGTCGCCCTGGATGCGGGTCTCGGTGAGGATGCCGCCGACTTTGGCAAGGCGCCTACCCTGCTCGATAACCAGGTCGTTAGGCCACTTGAGACGCACATCGGCCCCGGTAAGGCGGCCGAGGCTCTGGGCGACGCCAAAGGCTGCCACCAACGTCAATTGAAAGATATCGGCGAGCTTCAGTTGCGGCCTGAGGATCACCGACAGGTACAGCCCGCCGGGAAGCGATTCCCACTGGCGACCGTTGCTGCCGCGTCCGCCGGTCTGCTGCTCGGCGAGGATGGTCGTGCCCTCGGCAGCGCCCTCGCGCAAAAACTCCATCGCCAGGCGATTGGTCGAATCGATCCGCTCGTACAGATGAAACCCGTGGCCGAGGGTTTCTGTCTTTAAGTGCAGTTGAAATTTGCGCTTATCCAGGATCATTGAGATAGGGGTAAATCTTATTTTTGGGGCGTAGCCATGCTGTTTACCGAAGCAGCCAAGACAGGAATAGCGTTCATTTTAGCAGCGGCTTTGCTGGGCGGCGGTTTTGCCAACCCGGCCCGGGCGCAGGGCCTGGAGGGTCTGCTCAACGGCGCCTTTCAGTACTTTGCCCTCGACAACCTCTCCGATACCCAGGAGGCCGCCTACGGCCGGCGCATCCACGAACAGCTGGTGCGCCAGGGCAAAGTGCGCCTTTCGCGCGACCGGCGCCTGACTGCTCGGGTTGCCAACATCGGCCGCCGACTGGCCCGCACCAGCGGACGGCCAAATCTGCCCTATCGCTTTTTTGTGGTGAACGACCGCAGTGTCAACGCCTTCACAACCATGGGCGGCTACGTCTATGTCAATGCCGGTCTGGCAAAAGGTGTGCGCAGCGACGCCGAACTGGCCGGGGTGATGGCCCACGAAATTGGTCATCTGGTGGCCCGCCACGCCATCAACCAGATGCGTCAGGCGGCCGTCACCCAGGGCATCGCCGGCGCCCTGGGTCAAAACGACAACCTGCTGGTCGGTCTGGGTGTGAGCCTCTACCAGCGTGGCTACTCGCGCGACGACGAGTACGAAGCGGACGCCCTCGGCGTGCGCAACCTCGCCCGGGCAGGCTATCCCGCCAACGGACTGCCGGATTTTTTAAGGCGTCTGCAGGGCGGTGGCGGCAGTGCCGAGTTTTTGAGCACCCATCCTGCCTCGGCCAACCGCGTGCAGCGGCTTGAGGAGATCATCCGCACCGAGGGGCTGCCCACGCGCCGCCGTTGATCCCCGATTTCGAAGCGGCCGTAGCGACGGGGGCGGTTTCGCTGCACAATGAATGATGGCCTGGACAGCGGTTCATCCCTCGCGCTCATCCCCGCCGCCTGCCGTTCGACGTCCGATTTTTTTGTTTGATGAACAACTTCAGCCTGGACCAAATACGCATCTTCCGGGCAATAGCCCAGCACGGCAGCTTCAAAAGGGCGGCAGAATCGCTCTATATCTCCCAACCGGCGGTCTCGCTACAGGTCCAGAACCTCGAAGCCGCCCTCGGGATGCCGCTGTTCGACCGCTCCGGCCGCAAGGCGGAACTCACCGAGGCAGGGCGGATTTTTCTCGACTATGCCCACCGCATCCTGGCGCTGTGCGACGAATCGCGGCGGGCGATTACCGATTTGCAAAACCTCAAAGGCGGCACGCTGGTGATTGGGGCCTCGCAGACCACCGGCACCTACTTGATCCCGCGGCTTATCGGCGAATTCCACCGCCGCTATCCGGAAGTGGGCGTGCAGCTCCATGTGATGTCCACCCGGCGCACCGCCTACGGGGTTGCCGAGGGACGTCTCGATCTGGGGATCATCGGCGGCGAGGTGCCCTTGGAGTTGCAGGGCAGGCTCGCTGTCGAAGTGTACGCCGAGGACGAACTGGCCCTGGTGGTGCCGGGTTTTCACCCGCTCGCGGGTGCGGAGGTGATCTGTCGCGATGATCTCTACGGGCTCAAGTTCATCGCCCTCGATCCCGAATCGACGACCCGCAGGGTACTCGACGGCGTGCTGCGCCGCTTCGACATCGACGTCGAAAGCCTCAGCATTGAGATGGAACTGAGCAGCATCGAGGCCATCAAAGCGGCGGTCCAGGCGGGGTTGGGCGTGGCGTTCCTCTCGGCGACAGCGATCGAAAAAGAGCTGCAACTGGGAGTGTTGCATCGGCTGACCGTCGAAGGGCTGGTGTTGCGCCGCCCCCTGACACTGCTCACCCACCCGCAGCGCTACGAATCGCGCGCCAGCCGCGTCTTTCGCGAGCAGATCCTCACCAATTTTGCCCGTAGCGAGGCGCTTGCCCCGTCGTAAATTGCAAAAAAGAGGCGCGGTGCCCACAGCACCGCGCCTCTTTTAGATTCGGATTTGGAAAAGACTAACCCTTATTTGTGGCAGGCCTCGCTCGCCAGGATGGCGGGAGTGGCCGCGTAGGGTGTGGAATCGCTGTAGGACTCGCTGGCGCGCGGGCCGTTGCCGTCGTTGGCCGGGTGGAATTTGGGGTTGTCGATGCACTCCAGGCCCGCGGCAAAAACCACGCTGCCCGGAACCCGATTGGCCTGCGCCTGGCGCAGATCCTGCTCAATAGTCTTCACTTCGCCTTGGGCGGGGATGCCCTTTTCGACGGCAACGGCGGGAACCGCGAGGGCCACGAGGGCGAGGGCGGCGAGAACGGAGGTGGGACGAATCATGGCGGTCATCTCCTGTGCTGAAAGGCTGTTTGCGTTTGCGCTTTGGAGTGAGCACTCATTGCTCACACCTTCAGAATCCAGGAGGGCGATGAGGGACGTGTGAAGTTTTGATGAGATGATTCTCACAAGACTTT harbors:
- a CDS encoding biotin--[acetyl-CoA-carboxylase] ligase codes for the protein MILDKRKFQLHLKTETLGHGFHLYERIDSTNRLAMEFLREGAAEGTTILAEQQTGGRGSNGRQWESLPGGLYLSVILRPQLKLADIFQLTLVAAFGVAQSLGRLTGADVRLKWPNDLVIEQGRRLAKVGGILTETRIQGDRLAGAVVGIGINWDNPVPAEAARLKPLSRRDLDLAPVAAAVLLGLEQSYQLWHQRGIERIVSGYERYLVNLGQAVEVPGHDGQGRIIGIDERGALRVLFLDGGEALVMPSELRLGYAL
- a CDS encoding M48 family metallopeptidase codes for the protein MLFTEAAKTGIAFILAAALLGGGFANPARAQGLEGLLNGAFQYFALDNLSDTQEAAYGRRIHEQLVRQGKVRLSRDRRLTARVANIGRRLARTSGRPNLPYRFFVVNDRSVNAFTTMGGYVYVNAGLAKGVRSDAELAGVMAHEIGHLVARHAINQMRQAAVTQGIAGALGQNDNLLVGLGVSLYQRGYSRDDEYEADALGVRNLARAGYPANGLPDFLRRLQGGGGSAEFLSTHPASANRVQRLEEIIRTEGLPTRRR
- the nusB gene encoding transcription antitermination factor NusB, translating into MQARRIARELALMSIGQMPADRSRLQAKNLEELVLASVRTLREEANESLQRACTELRQGHNRLEASELTAPTVEAARREVAAAIALAEQAINRVGASLELPEFVRLADELQVRAYAFELLGAFVREGDNLDKLLDTCMEGWQVERLTRIDRDILRLALVEMVELKSVPFRVAIDEAVELAKKYSTDTAVRFINGVLRRVVQHLQLEQRPRR
- a CDS encoding LysR family transcriptional regulator, whose product is MNNFSLDQIRIFRAIAQHGSFKRAAESLYISQPAVSLQVQNLEAALGMPLFDRSGRKAELTEAGRIFLDYAHRILALCDESRRAITDLQNLKGGTLVIGASQTTGTYLIPRLIGEFHRRYPEVGVQLHVMSTRRTAYGVAEGRLDLGIIGGEVPLELQGRLAVEVYAEDELALVVPGFHPLAGAEVICRDDLYGLKFIALDPESTTRRVLDGVLRRFDIDVESLSIEMELSSIEAIKAAVQAGLGVAFLSATAIEKELQLGVLHRLTVEGLVLRRPLTLLTHPQRYESRASRVFREQILTNFARSEALAPS
- a CDS encoding 23S rRNA (pseudouridine(1915)-N(3))-methyltransferase RlmH, giving the protein MRIKLVAVGRLREEAYERACAEYARRLAAYARLELVEVRDARIADSRAGLLKEGQALLDQLHPGEHAVLLDSGGKQFTSVELADWLENHTVQEPVFIVGSSHGVAPMVRERAQMVWSLSKLTFPHELARVIVLEQLYRAVTILAGHPYHHG